In Haloarchaeobius amylolyticus, the genomic window GTCAGCGTCGAGCGGGAGACCTGGAGCCGAGATCTCGATAGCATTCCCAGATGGATCGAAGGTACCCTCCGGGTAGGTGTTCTGGAGGACGCTCAGGACGTCGTCGCGGAACTCGTCGTACCCGTAGTCGAAGTCCTCGTCGTCGATATCTTCCTGGTCTTCCGGATCGAGGTCGTGGAGATTGAAGTACTCGAACTCGTCGAGGCGAACGACGATATCAACGTCACTCGAGTCGCGGATGATTGTGTTGTTCGCGTACGACCCTTGCAGAAAATCGTGGAATTCGACATCATCGAGTGTGCCGCTATCGTTGAGTGCGTTCCGGATCTTCGTATGTGTGTCCTGCGCGGACTGGAGGGCAGCCCGTTTTGGGTCGGTCCAGCTTTCGAGCGTGTCCTCATCGATCGCCATAGCAGCCTCCAAAAGAAACTGACATCGTTTCGAGGTTAGGCGCGATAATCACGACTCAAGATGCCTTCTACTGCTCCTTAACCGTTCGCAGAGCAAGGTGAAAGTGGAACCGGGAAGATTTTGACGTTTGGTCAGGAAGGGTCTGTAACTCCCTCTCCATGGCGATAGACTCAGGGACATTGGAATCGTGGGCGCAGTACGATAGCGGCCCTATTGATTCCGCAAAGCGCACCCACAACCGAATCCAGAACGAGCTGCAGGCCAGCGACACGCTCGCCGACGCGAATTTCGAGACGTATCTGCAGGGGTCGTACGCGAACTACACCATCGTCCGGGCGAGCAGCGATGTCGACATTGTGGTCCAGCTCAAAGATGTGTACTACGTCGACCTCTCCGGTCTCACGTCAGATGAACGGGACAAATGGCGGCGGCACTCCGGCGACCCGGATTACAGCTGGCAAGCGTTCCGAACCGATGTCGCCGACTTTCTGGAGTCTCGCTTCGGATCCCCGGCTGTCGACCCGGTCGGGAAAGCCATCGAGGTCGATACAAGCAAACTACCGCTCAACGCCGACGTGCTCGTCTGTGCGGATCACCGAGACTACTACAACTACCCGAACGGCTACCACTCGGGTATCGCGTTCTTCGACCTCACCAACACAAAAATAGTCAATTATCCGAAACAGCACATCAGTAAGGGGAGCACCAAGCAGTCGAGCACGAACGACCGGTTCAAGGAGACCGTCCGCATCTTCAAACGAGCACGGAACTATCTCGTTGACAACAATGCGCTAAATAAGGAGAACGTACCGTCGTACTTCATCGAGAACCTGCTTTACAACGTCCCGGACGGTCGATATACTTACGACAAGCAGGACCGCGTCAAGAAAATCCTTCGCTATCTCAATACGACAGACTACAGCGATTGGACGTGCCAAAACGGCATCACCGACATGTTTGGGTCGGGAACCGCTGAGTGGAACACGCGGTACGCGGACCAGTACGTCAACGCGATGGTCAAACTCTGCGACAACTGGTAACCCATGCACACATACTCTACAGACAACGACCTCCGGCCGAAAGTCTACGGTGTTCTGGCACTGCTCGCCTACGGGATTACGGTCCTCGTCGAGTTGGTGACCACGGCGCTTTCGACGGTCCTCCCATTTGCGGCAGGGTTCGTTGTCTCGTGGGGACTTGCATTCGCCATCATCTGGAAAATCCACGATCGATGGTTCTGGAAGACCCGTATTGCACGAGCACTCGGGTTCACTCGCGTCCCGAACCTCAACGGCAAATGGGAGGGATGGATCGTCACCTCGTACGAGGGAGACATAGACGACCAGGCGCTCCATCCGGATAACGATCCTACTGAGGACGGCCAGAAAATGAAAGCGTGGCTCGATATCGACCAGACGTGGCGGAAGATCAACGTCCACTTCGAGACTATCCAGACGCCGTCGGACAGTAACGGTGCAACGATGCTAACTGAGGAAGGGAAGTGGCCCAGCCTCAGCTACCAATACGAAAACCCAGGCTCTCCACTTGTTGAGGGGTTGGATATGCACTTCGGGACTGCGTCTCTGGAGTACCGCGACGATGGCAACAGGGAGACGCTTGAAGGGCTCTACTACACTGGC contains:
- a CDS encoding nucleotidyltransferase domain-containing protein, encoding MAIDSGTLESWAQYDSGPIDSAKRTHNRIQNELQASDTLADANFETYLQGSYANYTIVRASSDVDIVVQLKDVYYVDLSGLTSDERDKWRRHSGDPDYSWQAFRTDVADFLESRFGSPAVDPVGKAIEVDTSKLPLNADVLVCADHRDYYNYPNGYHSGIAFFDLTNTKIVNYPKQHISKGSTKQSSTNDRFKETVRIFKRARNYLVDNNALNKENVPSYFIENLLYNVPDGRYTYDKQDRVKKILRYLNTTDYSDWTCQNGITDMFGSGTAEWNTRYADQYVNAMVKLCDNW